The DNA sequence AGGAGGGAGGCTGGAGTAGTCTGGACCCCACTCCGCTCTCTCCTTCACCGGCACTGGATCTGTCTCTATGGCCACATCCCTGGCTATTTCAGACCAATACGATGGCACAGGttacttaaataaaaaagaaaacaaacaaatgtaaacacCTGCACTCGTCCACGCTGCCCGTGCTCTCGCCTCTGATTGGGATCGTGGCTCTCTGCTGCCCTCCTGTGGCCGTTGGTTGTCCTGGGTGGGGACGGGCGCTGACCTCACCGACAGCAGCGAATACTGATTCCTCCAGGGTCAGACTTTGGTGCCAACTTGATCAGGACAGATCTGAGCCCCGCGGTTATGGAGAGGCCAGCTTAGCTTTCATACATgtcacaaacacatacacagtcTTTCCAAATGGAGGTGtagagcaatttttaaatttaaaattcatgttttatttttatttgttctagagatggggtttcgccatgttgcccaggctggtctcaaactcgtgggctcaagtgatcctcctgtctcggcctctcaaagtgctgggattgcagacatgagaaACCCTGCCCAGCTGAAATGGAACATTTCTAATTTGTAGAGATAGGCTCTGTCTGAGCTGCCCTGGCTGGCGTGCAGTGACACTGCAATGTCtgactcccgggctcaagggatcctcccgcctcagcctcccatcttcagctgggattataggaatgagccgccacgcctggcttcaagcaatttttatattcacacacacacaaaacatggaTCTAACTGATTGCCATGAAGATTTTTTACATCTATGCCCCCAAATCACCCAATACAATGAACGGACAACTTGATGGGAACAGATTTGGTAAGGTACTTGGCAAAAAAACTGGCCTTGAGCATATTAAActattaattataaaaaaatgtCAGGCATACACAAAAGTGAAGCAAGTAACAAAAACTCCCACGACCGCTGGCAAGATTCTTGCTGCTTCTACTCTCCCGTGCtttcacatgtattttctttttactttttgtttattttattttatttttctgagacaggctcctgctctgtctcccaggctggagtgcagtggcacgatcacggatgtgtgccaccacaccaggctgatttttgtatttttcgtagagatggggttttgccatgttgctcaggctggtctccaactgctgggctcaagcaatccacccaccttggcctcccaaagtggtgggattacaggtatgagctatgGCATCGGGCCCCCTTTCACACGTATTTTCTCTATGTATATTATTTCCTTACAAATCTCTAACAATTCCAAATCTCTAAGTTTGCAGTTGCTCACACTGAGACTAGTTGTGCAACACTTGTTTCATAAGGAGCATTAATAGTGAACTGAATTGTGTGCCTGGACATAAGAGGACCCTGTGGAACCTTTTTGTGATCTGGAACTTACCACATTTCTGGGTGCTGGTAGGTGTTCAGTAGATATTTTTCAACTGAATGCCTGGTCCTTGGGCAGGAAGTGAATtaaggacacaaaatcaatgccaatgaaatgcaagaaaatgaaataggaattatccCACCATGGAGCTGGTTAAAGCAAAGGCTGGTGAAACTTTTGCTTTGGCGACTGTGGTCCAAAATCCTGTGTCCATGAAAGAGGGCTAGATTAAGTTTGCTATAAATGTTCTTCCAGTCTAGAGGTTCAGTGGTTATAGATAAACAGTTCTGGTTGAAATGCTCAAGATACTTATGGTTTGAGGGGTGCAAAATCCTAGAGAAATCTGAGTGGGCATGAGGTTAATCAGGGatgcttcctggaagaggagaaTTTGGGGCAAATTGAAATTTGTACGAGGCAAAAATATATGATGAGAATGAGAATACACAGAAAGAGATTTAAAATTATAGAGCttatggctgggcatagtggctcatgcctgtactcccagcactttgggaggccgaggagggcagatcacctgaagtcaggaattaaagaccagcctgaccaacatggtgaaaacccgtctctactaaaaatacaaaaattagccgggtgtggtggtgagcacctgtaatcccagctacttgggaagctgaggcaggagaatcacttgaaccccagagccaaaatcacgccactgcactccagccaggcgacaagagtgaaactctgtctcaaacaaatatatacagaaagCTTAAATTAATTTGGTAGGTTGCGCATTACCTAAGTAATATCAGCAAGAGGTCACAGAATATACTAAGATGCATCTACACAACAGAAAATCTTGCAGCCCTGTGACTAAGGAAAGTTACTGCTATTTTCACCAGTCCTTGGAGACACCTCTTCAGGCAATTAAATGCCCAAGGGAAGAAGCCCCCTGCGAAGTTGTTTGCTCATCTCAGCTGCGGCAAAAAACCCGTGTCTCCCATGGGGAGGTGAAGAGGAAAACTGGCGATGAGGCAGGGACTTACCAATCTGAGCCGTAGCTTCCTGTCCTGTAAAACGGGCTTCATATTGTCACCACAGAATGTTTTCTGTGAGAATTAAGCTGAGTAGACAATCTAAAGTCATCTCCCACGGTAGGCCCTGGGTGCCACCTCCCTCCGCTTCTCCAAAGCCCAGCAAACACCTCCCTGGGGTTTAGTCTAATCCTGAGGCCCAGTTCTGgcctcttttctctctgccttcaaTGGAGATGATTTTTTTCCGTGAAAAGAGGATTCTACTGCAAATATGTGCAAAGGACAGGCACAGAGCTTGGAAAAATGGACACAAGTCCTGCAAATAGTTCAGACCAAAACACTGAAAATCAGTTTTCAAATAGCAGATGAAATTCTGCCACCATGCTCCAGTCTTCATTCCCCAAAGGGGAAGCAGTTCAGCCAGTTTTCTCCTTACAGAAGCTGAGCTGACACAGAGTGGCACACACTGCTAGGGCGTGGTGAGGAGACAGCAGGCTCGGGGGATTTCCACTGAATACACAAGCAAGCACGTCTCTACCCTGTCCCTCATCATCTCAAAGACAACTTGTATGCTTTTAATACGTCTTTACGAAGTTTCCAGTTACACAGTGTGAGGGGTGGACACTCTCCAAAGAGAACGATGAAGCTTTATTTTCTGCCGTCTGTAAGTTGTTCACCTAAGACCCTAGTGTTGGGCTATAACTGGTGTGAGACATCATATAAACAGGTGTCATGATCCTAACTATTAATGAGAAAACGAAGACtgaaaataagcaaattattCACCTGACAATCCAGAGCCAAGAGATGGCAGAGCCAGGCACTGGATGCCTTGGGTTCAGGGCTGGCTGCCAATCCTGCAGTGGTTCAGCACATTCCTCAGTGCCCCCATCACCTCCTGGTTCCTCAAGCTGTAAATGAGGGGGTTGAGCATGGGAGTAAGGACCGTGTAGAAGATAGAGGCCACCTTGTCATGGCTGGGGGCCCAGTAATGCCTAGGCCTCAGGTAGATGAACATGGCTGCCCCATAGAAGACGGTGACAGCTGTCAGGTGGGAGGAGCAGGTGGCCAGAGCCTTTTTCCAGGTCTGAGCAGAGCGCATTCGTAGCACAGTCCCTAGGATGCAAGCATAGGAGGCCACGATgatggagaagggaaggagaagcatGAAGACACAGCAAGCAAAGAGGAGGGTGTCAAAAAGGGAAGTGTCTACACAGGCCAGCTTCAATAAAGCTGGAACCTCACAGAAGAAGTGATCCACGTTTCTCGAGCCACAGTGGGGTAAGCTCATGGCTGCCACCATCTGAATCACTCCATCGATTATCCCAAAGGCCCAGGAGCTCCCAATAATCTGGAGACAGACCTTCTGATTCATGAGGGTGGGATAGTGAAGTGGGTGGCTAATGGCCACATAGCGGTCATAAGCCATGAGTCCCAGCAAGAGCCCCTCAGATCCCACAAGAGAGACAAAAAAGCCAGTTTGTACGCCACAGCCCACAAAGGAGACGGACTTCCTGCCAGACAGGAAGTTGGCTGCCATCTTTGGCACAATGTTACAGACCAACATGAGGTCCATGAGGGAGAGCTGGCTGAGGAAGAAGTACATCCAGGTGTGAAGTTGAGGGTTCATGTagatgaggaagatgaggaggatgTTCCCACAGAGGGCCACTGTGAAGACCACCATAATTGCAGAGAAGAGGACAAGGTCAGTCTGGCTGTGGGAAAAGATGCCCAAGAGGATGAAGCCATCTGTGTATGATTGGTTCACCCATCTTCCCATGGCTTAGTCGTTCACAGTCACCTGAGAACACAGAGAAATTATGAGATTGAGGGACGTGTCTCTATTGTGCTCCAAATTCTTCAGTTCAACAGCATATGCTCTGAGACATGCAGGAGGACACTCTCGTATTCCTGTGACACAGGTGACAGGACCTCTGCCAGCTCTGGAATTGGACTCCACATGGTTATTCATGCATGTCCAAACCCAGAGGGTAGAAAGGGGATCATTTCATGTGCCCCAGGACTGTTGGACAATTCTCCTTCAGCCAGCAAAGCCCAGGCTTTCCACATAGCTGGGGTCACATGGGTTTGGTCCACTGTCTCTAACAGGCCTTGGACTATTTCATGCCCAAGAGATCATTTACATGTGTTACAAAAAGGAAAGATTATGGAGACGTGAGATGTTCTTTAGTCTTTATTTTGTTCAGGTCAAAAATCCTGGGACCATTTtcaatttctctatttctttaattCCCTAGGTCCAAACCATCAGAAAAGCCCCTTGGCCGTACCCTCAGTGTTTCTCAGACTCTAATTCATGTTTCCCACCCCCACCAAAACTACCCTAGTCCCAGCCACCCTCCTCTCTCTGATGGGTTATTGTAGCCTCTTCCCTGGTCTCGCAGCTTCTATCCTTCAACCCTTGAGTCTATTGTCACAGCATTTGCAGAGAGTCTGCTAAACTCTAAGGCATTTGTGCAACTTTCCTAGTGAACGTATGTCAATGACATCCCAAATTACTTCAAATAAAGCCCAGTCCTTACAGTAGAAAGTAAAGTcctacatcacacacacacactcagagacacacacagacacacacacacacacacacagatacatatagacacacagacacatggaaatacacacacacacatagacacacacagacacacagatatacacacagacatacacagacacatggaaatacacacacacagacacatgaaaatatacatgcagaaatacacagaaacacataggcacatggaaacacacacagacacagacatagacacacagacacatggaaaCACCCCCCCGCCCCACCGCGCACGACCCTCTGAGGTCCCCTGTGGCCCCTCCCTTGCTCACAGAGCTTCCGG is a window from the Rhinopithecus roxellana isolate Shanxi Qingling chromosome 3, ASM756505v1, whole genome shotgun sequence genome containing:
- the LOC104679159 gene encoding olfactory receptor 2V1-like, producing the protein MGRWVNQSYTDGFILLGIFSHSQTDLVLFSAIMVVFTVALCGNILLIFLIYMNPQLHTWMYFFLSQLSLMDLMLVCNIVPKMAANFLSGRKSVSFVGCGVQTGFFVSLVGSEGLLLGLMAYDRYVAISHPLHYPTLMNQKVCLQIIGSSWAFGIIDGVIQMVAAMSLPHCGSRNVDHFFCEVPALLKLACVDTSLFDTLLFACCVFMLLLPFSIIVASYACILGTVLRMRSAQTWKKALATCSSHLTAVTVFYGAAMFIYLRPRHYWAPSHDKVASIFYTVLTPMLNPLIYSLRNQEVMGALRNVLNHCRIGSQP